AAGTCTAAAGGAAAGAAAAAGGCACTTTAGAAAAAATAGTTTAAAAATTCCAAATAGTCAATTTTATCTAAGGGGCTAGGAACTGATTATGATTCACCCCATAAAAAATATTAAGTTATTAGCCACTTTAGATATTAGTTTATATTTGTTTTATTGAAGATTATAAAGATATTATCAAGGTATATAGGAGTTGATAATTTGTCTAAATTTGATAAACATTTTAAAATGGAAACTGATGATGTATTAGATTATATCAAGGGAAAATTAGATTTCTTTGACAAAGATGCCAGTTTAAAAGCTAAAGAAATTGGTGATGGAAATATTAATTATGTATTTAAAATATGGGATGAAAATACTAAAAAATCCATTGTTATTAAACATGCAGATATTCTTCTTAGAACCTCTGGTAGACCATTAGATGTAGATAGAAATAGGATAGAGGCAGAGGTTTTAAGTCTTCAAGGAGAATTAGCACCAGGATTAGTACCAAAAGTTTATAAATATGATCCTATTATGTGTGCTTTAGTTATGGAAGATATATCAGATCATGGAAACTTGAGAGAAGAATTGTTAGAAGGAAAAATATTTCATAAATTAGCAGACCATATTACTACATTTATGGTAAATACCCTATTGCCAACAACAGATTTGGTAATGGATTCAGGAGACAAAAAGGATAGAGTAGAAAAGTTTATTAATAAAGATTTATGTAAAATATCAGAAGACCTAGTATTTACAGAACCATATATAGATTATAAGGGTAGGAATATTGTATTAGATGAAAATATGGATTTTGTGAAAAAAGAAC
The sequence above is a segment of the Tissierellales bacterium genome. Coding sequences within it:
- the mtnK gene encoding S-methyl-5-thioribose kinase, whose protein sequence is MSKFDKHFKMETDDVLDYIKGKLDFFDKDASLKAKEIGDGNINYVFKIWDENTKKSIVIKHADILLRTSGRPLDVDRNRIEAEVLSLQGELAPGLVPKVYKYDPIMCALVMEDISDHGNLREELLEGKIFHKLADHITTFMVNTLLPTTDLVMDSGDKKDRVEKFINKDLCKISEDLVFTEPYIDYKGRNIVLDENMDFVKKELYGDKDLILEVGKLKNNFMNNTQALIHGDLHSGSIFVTKDSMKVIDPEFAFYGPIGYDLGNVIGNLFFPWAKAYVEKDNKDIEEFTNWLGKTIENIVDLFKEKFIKLYKEIVTDVMAKEEYYMEWYLNSILSDAAGSAGLEMIRRVVGDSKVIDITNIENIEERVKAERLLILSGKEFIMNREKMKIGKDYIDIFKNNM